One segment of Terriglobia bacterium DNA contains the following:
- a CDS encoding SAM-dependent chlorinase/fluorinase, translated as MPVQRLITFTTDFGLTEHYVGVMKGVIYGINPSARIVDVTNAVQSFDVLDGAIAISQAYSYFPKDTIHVVVVDPGVGGARRPILAHAGQYTFLAPDNGVLSLVFEREERVTVRHVTSEHYFHQPVSNTFHGRDVFAPVAAYLSKGVDSAKFGDEISDFTRFAAPKPKAVSPNNWKAVVLKSDKFGNLITNITAKDIPEIFDGGAKPFKITVGKSEITKLSSTYSDGAQGELIAVMGSTGFLEISTNKGPASRLAAADKGSEVSVTITG; from the coding sequence TTGCCTGTTCAGCGACTGATTACTTTCACCACCGATTTTGGCTTGACGGAACACTATGTAGGCGTGATGAAAGGAGTCATCTACGGCATCAATCCTTCCGCTCGCATCGTGGACGTCACCAACGCGGTGCAGTCCTTTGATGTTCTGGATGGCGCCATCGCCATCTCCCAGGCCTACAGCTACTTTCCCAAGGACACCATTCACGTAGTGGTGGTGGACCCCGGCGTCGGCGGGGCGCGGCGTCCCATCCTGGCCCATGCCGGGCAATACACCTTCCTGGCCCCGGACAACGGCGTGCTCTCTCTGGTGTTTGAGCGCGAAGAACGCGTCACCGTACGGCACGTCACCTCAGAACACTACTTTCATCAGCCGGTCAGCAACACTTTTCACGGGCGCGACGTTTTTGCCCCGGTGGCTGCGTATTTGAGCAAAGGCGTGGATTCCGCCAAGTTCGGCGACGAAATCAGCGACTTTACCCGCTTTGCCGCTCCCAAACCGAAAGCCGTTTCGCCGAATAACTGGAAAGCCGTGGTACTGAAGAGCGACAAGTTCGGCAACCTCATCACCAACATCACGGCCAAAGATATCCCGGAGATTTTTGACGGCGGGGCCAAGCCGTTCAAGATCACGGTGGGCAAATCAGAAATCACCAAACTGAGCTCCACCTACAGCGACGGAGCCCAAGGCGAGTTGATCGCCGTGATGGGCAGCACGGGTTTTCTGGAAATTTCCACCAATAAGGGGCCCGCTTCGCGTCTGGCCGCGGCTGACAAGGGAAGCGAAGTGTCGGTAACCATCACCGGATGA
- a CDS encoding sigma-54 dependent transcriptional regulator, translating to MADALRVIPQDEHLVPYCFSLLIVDDEPETRSSCQEAAKSEGFLVSTVDSAAALQRQLAARPVDVILLDLRLVGANGVDLLAKIKEQYPDTEVIVASANATVPAVLGALKSGAFDYLPKPFNIEEFKLLLQRVAARLQDSLEERSTREKLVSNPGYAGLVGQSAEMQKLYRIIAKVASSRHAVLVLGESGTGRERVARAIHAEGPARERPFVAVDCSAPPAMVESELFGYVKGVFGGAKPRSGVLSLASGGTVFLDEVGELPLDLQGKFMRVLQEKEIRQPAGARPVPVDVRVIASTHRDLDLYAQQGLFRRDLFFRLNVVSLRLPPLRERKDDIRLLADHVLQQISMAKGTPYSLSPEAMKALTKYDWPGNVRELENCLERATAMSAGSVVGVTDLPAQVQAAGQPARINGGAADRSLIVPLAEMEKHAILDTLERLNGDKLMTARLLGIGKTTLYRKLKEYGIGEA from the coding sequence ATGGCGGACGCATTGCGAGTTATTCCCCAAGACGAGCATCTTGTCCCGTACTGTTTTTCACTTCTTATTGTGGATGACGAGCCCGAGACCCGCAGTTCCTGCCAGGAAGCTGCGAAATCGGAGGGCTTCCTGGTATCTACCGTGGACAGCGCCGCCGCCCTCCAGCGGCAGTTAGCTGCGCGGCCCGTGGACGTTATCCTGCTGGACCTCCGGCTGGTGGGAGCCAATGGCGTTGATCTGCTGGCCAAAATCAAGGAGCAGTATCCGGACACAGAAGTGATCGTGGCCAGCGCGAACGCCACGGTCCCCGCCGTCCTGGGCGCCTTAAAGAGCGGCGCTTTCGATTACCTGCCCAAACCTTTCAACATTGAAGAGTTCAAGCTGCTGTTGCAGCGCGTGGCCGCCCGGCTGCAGGACTCGCTGGAAGAGCGCTCGACGCGGGAAAAGCTGGTGAGCAACCCGGGCTATGCCGGACTGGTGGGCCAGTCCGCGGAGATGCAGAAGCTGTATCGCATCATTGCCAAGGTGGCTTCCAGCCGGCATGCGGTCCTGGTGCTGGGGGAAAGCGGGACCGGCCGAGAACGAGTGGCCCGTGCCATCCATGCCGAAGGGCCCGCCCGCGAACGGCCGTTTGTGGCGGTGGATTGTTCCGCTCCTCCAGCCATGGTCGAAAGCGAGCTGTTTGGTTACGTCAAGGGCGTTTTTGGCGGGGCCAAGCCCAGGAGCGGAGTGCTCTCGCTGGCCAGCGGCGGCACCGTGTTTCTGGACGAGGTAGGCGAGTTGCCTCTGGATCTGCAAGGAAAGTTCATGCGCGTGCTGCAGGAAAAAGAGATTCGCCAGCCCGCTGGCGCCAGGCCGGTGCCGGTTGACGTCCGCGTAATTGCCTCCACCCATCGCGATCTGGACCTCTACGCGCAGCAGGGTCTGTTCCGCCGTGACTTGTTCTTCCGCCTCAACGTGGTAAGTCTGCGGCTGCCTCCTCTGCGCGAACGCAAAGACGACATCCGCCTTCTGGCCGACCATGTACTGCAACAGATCTCCATGGCCAAGGGCACGCCGTATTCGCTCAGCCCGGAAGCCATGAAAGCCCTCACGAAATACGACTGGCCGGGCAACGTGCGTGAACTGGAAAACTGTTTGGAACGCGCCACCGCCATGAGTGCGGGCAGCGTGGTGGGCGTAACCGACCTTCCAGCGCAAGTCCAGGCAGCCGGACAGCCCGCAAGAATCAACGGCGGCGCGGCGGACCGCAGCCTGATTGTTCCCCTGGCCGAAATGGAAAAACATGCCATCCTGGACACGCTGGAACGGCTGAACGGCGACAAGCTGATGACCGCACGGCTCCTGGGGATCGGCAAAACCACACTGTACCGCAAGCTCAAAGAATACGGCATTGGCGAAGCCTGA
- a CDS encoding CDGSH iron-sulfur domain-containing protein, with protein sequence MAINIMPKKNGPYIVTGDLNELELKDADGNKYDLTGKAAVALCRCGASVNKPFCDGQHSKIGFQAAESAVKAGG encoded by the coding sequence ATGGCTATCAATATCATGCCCAAGAAGAACGGGCCATACATCGTAACTGGAGACTTGAACGAATTGGAGCTGAAGGATGCCGATGGCAACAAATATGACCTCACCGGTAAAGCAGCGGTTGCTCTGTGCCGCTGCGGCGCATCGGTCAACAAGCCTTTCTGTGATGGCCAGCATTCCAAGATCGGGTTCCAGGCGGCGGAGAGTGCGGTGAAGGCCGGCGGCTAA
- a CDS encoding magnesium chelatase, with protein sequence MNLPPTLGELRKSEFSEQRLRTRKTKDELRENLIARLRSGETIFPGVIGYEDTVVPQLVNAILSRHNFILLGLRGQAKSRILRALTGLLDPHMPYIAGCEIHDNPYQPICKRCRMLIAEQGDKTPIAWLSPDDRYVEKLATPDVTIADLIGDIDPIKAARGGHDLASEFTVHYGLLPRANRGIFAINELPDLAGKIQVGLFNIMQEGDVQIKGYPLRLPLDVALVFSANPEDYTARGKIVTPLKDRLGSEIRTHYPSSLEEGISITEQEAWARRDGLELHVPKYVREVIERVAFLAREDKKIDKRSGVSQRLPISVLENVISNAERRALRGGEKVIVPRIGDIYAALPSITGKLELEYEGEMKGADHVARELIRVAVAKTYDTYFKDLNLQQVVQWFELGGEIKLSDTATAQEVLEGLRNIQGLTEKLSPVGIKSKDRPEVVVSAAEFVLEGLHAHRRIGRSEERVFQAEKQPKRAERPIERSEDEPPPFRSRRPYN encoded by the coding sequence ATGAACCTTCCTCCGACGTTAGGCGAGCTCAGGAAAAGTGAATTTTCCGAACAAAGACTCCGCACGCGCAAGACCAAAGACGAACTCCGCGAGAACCTGATCGCCCGGCTGCGTTCCGGTGAGACAATTTTTCCCGGCGTCATCGGCTACGAAGATACGGTGGTCCCGCAACTGGTGAACGCCATCCTCTCGCGTCATAATTTCATTCTGCTCGGACTGCGCGGCCAGGCCAAGAGCCGCATCCTGCGCGCCCTCACCGGACTTCTAGACCCGCACATGCCGTACATCGCCGGCTGTGAGATTCATGACAACCCCTATCAGCCCATCTGCAAACGCTGCCGCATGCTGATCGCCGAACAAGGCGATAAAACTCCGATCGCCTGGCTCTCTCCTGATGACCGTTACGTGGAGAAGCTGGCCACGCCGGACGTGACCATTGCGGACCTGATCGGCGATATTGATCCCATCAAGGCCGCGCGCGGCGGGCATGATCTGGCCAGCGAGTTCACCGTCCACTACGGGCTGCTGCCTCGCGCCAACCGCGGCATTTTCGCCATCAACGAGCTGCCGGATCTGGCGGGCAAAATTCAAGTCGGCCTGTTCAACATCATGCAGGAAGGCGACGTGCAGATCAAAGGCTACCCGCTGCGGCTGCCGCTCGACGTGGCGCTGGTCTTCAGCGCCAACCCTGAGGACTACACGGCGCGCGGCAAGATCGTCACGCCGCTCAAAGACCGCCTGGGGTCGGAGATTCGCACGCACTATCCCAGTTCTTTGGAAGAAGGCATCAGCATCACCGAGCAGGAAGCCTGGGCGCGCCGCGACGGCCTGGAACTCCATGTTCCCAAGTACGTCCGCGAAGTGATTGAGCGCGTGGCTTTCCTGGCGCGCGAAGATAAGAAGATTGACAAGCGCTCCGGCGTGAGCCAGCGCCTGCCCATCAGCGTACTGGAGAACGTGATTTCCAACGCCGAGCGCCGGGCCTTGCGCGGCGGCGAAAAAGTCATCGTTCCGCGCATCGGCGATATCTACGCCGCTCTGCCATCTATCACCGGCAAGCTGGAACTTGAGTACGAAGGCGAGATGAAGGGCGCCGACCACGTGGCCCGCGAGCTAATCCGCGTGGCCGTGGCCAAGACCTACGACACGTATTTTAAGGACTTGAATTTGCAGCAAGTGGTCCAGTGGTTCGAGCTGGGTGGCGAAATCAAGTTGTCCGACACGGCCACCGCACAGGAAGTCCTGGAAGGCTTGCGTAACATCCAGGGGCTAACGGAAAAGCTGTCACCGGTGGGCATTAAGTCCAAAGACCGGCCGGAGGTGGTGGTGTCCGCCGCGGAGTTTGTGCTGGAAGGCTTGCACGCGCATCGCCGCATCGGACGCTCAGAAGAGCGCGTCTTCCAGGCGGAGAAACAGCCCAAGCGCGCCGAGCGGCCCATTGAGCGCAGTGAGGACGAGCCGCCGCCATTCCGGAGCCGGCGTCCCTATAACTAA
- a CDS encoding LON peptidase substrate-binding domain-containing protein, whose protein sequence is MLPLFPLDLVLFPGAPLPLHIFEPRYKEMIAECIAQKKPFGIARAKESAVAEVGCTAVILSVTKRYDDGRMDIAAEGTQRFSIAQLNHDREFLQAEVTYFDDDEPAQAPKADQETAVQLHQQLFDTMEQDFELDLTKPLLSFQLVNSLPVDLDFKQSMLEMKSEPERVETLIEYYRVTIPKVEKTVRTREKASGNGHVS, encoded by the coding sequence CTGCTCCCCCTATTCCCCCTGGACCTGGTGCTGTTTCCCGGCGCGCCTCTTCCCCTGCACATCTTTGAGCCGCGCTACAAGGAGATGATCGCCGAGTGCATCGCGCAGAAAAAGCCGTTCGGGATTGCGCGGGCCAAGGAAAGCGCCGTGGCCGAAGTCGGCTGCACCGCGGTCATCCTCAGCGTGACCAAGCGCTATGACGACGGCCGGATGGACATCGCCGCCGAAGGCACGCAGCGCTTTTCCATCGCGCAACTGAACCACGATCGCGAATTCCTGCAGGCGGAAGTCACTTATTTTGACGACGACGAGCCCGCGCAGGCGCCCAAAGCCGACCAGGAAACCGCCGTGCAGTTGCATCAGCAGCTGTTTGACACCATGGAGCAGGATTTTGAGCTGGACCTGACCAAGCCGCTGCTGTCTTTCCAACTGGTGAACTCGCTGCCGGTGGACCTGGACTTCAAGCAGTCCATGCTGGAGATGAAGTCGGAGCCAGAGCGGGTTGAGACCTTGATTGAGTACTACCGCGTCACCATCCCCAAAGTGGAAAAAACCGTGCGCACGCGCGAGAAGGCCAGCGGCAACGGCCACGTCAGTTAA
- a CDS encoding SDR family NAD(P)-dependent oxidoreductase, translating into MKLQGKVAVITGASMGIGEAIAKLFLQEGAKLVLCARDLARMEAAVPRIGGTQENTLCLSCDVSQRSQVDVMVHAALRRFGKIDILVNNAGFGLNDSVEKMDMGRFREMFETNLFGTVECMQAVIPAMRQHGGGDIVNISSVSGHIATPYMGGYAATKHAMQAIGMASRMELKRHNINVVTVCPGYIATDFSKNMIKGSQPERVGASARIGVGPEVVARDTLKAVLKRKRQALTPWFYWIFVKLYQNAPGLVEGRIRKSLRPTAQVIAEAKKSS; encoded by the coding sequence ATGAAACTTCAAGGCAAAGTGGCGGTGATTACTGGCGCGTCCATGGGAATTGGCGAGGCCATCGCAAAACTGTTTCTGCAGGAAGGCGCCAAGCTGGTGCTGTGCGCGCGCGATCTGGCGCGGATGGAAGCCGCCGTCCCGCGCATCGGCGGGACACAGGAGAACACACTGTGCCTGAGCTGTGACGTCAGCCAGCGCAGCCAGGTGGATGTCATGGTCCATGCGGCTCTCAGGAGATTTGGGAAGATTGACATCCTGGTGAACAACGCCGGCTTCGGGCTGAACGATTCGGTGGAGAAAATGGACATGGGCCGGTTCCGCGAGATGTTCGAGACAAATTTGTTCGGCACGGTTGAGTGCATGCAGGCGGTAATCCCCGCGATGCGCCAGCACGGTGGAGGAGACATTGTGAACATTTCGTCGGTCTCCGGACACATTGCCACGCCGTACATGGGCGGTTACGCCGCCACCAAGCACGCCATGCAGGCCATCGGGATGGCGTCGCGCATGGAGCTGAAGCGCCACAACATCAACGTGGTCACGGTGTGCCCCGGCTACATCGCCACCGACTTCAGCAAGAACATGATCAAGGGCAGCCAGCCGGAGCGCGTGGGCGCGTCCGCAAGGATCGGAGTCGGTCCGGAGGTGGTGGCCCGCGACACGCTCAAAGCCGTCCTCAAGCGCAAACGCCAGGCCTTGACACCGTGGTTCTACTGGATCTTCGTCAAGCTGTACCAGAACGCGCCGGGCCTGGTGGAAGGCCGGATCAGAAAGTCGTTGAGACCGACGGCGCAGGTGATTGCGGAAGCAAAGAAGAGCAGCTAG
- a CDS encoding tetratricopeptide repeat protein, translating to MTEPNRLQMLTAFLEQNPGDAFARYGLAMEYAKAGQTDSALEQFAKLLQLHPDYTNGYFMAAQTLGKAGRTADAKKMLENGVEAAKRTGNKHALSEMAGMLEEISN from the coding sequence ATGACTGAACCCAATCGCTTGCAGATGCTCACCGCGTTCCTGGAACAAAACCCAGGCGACGCCTTCGCCCGCTACGGCCTGGCCATGGAGTATGCCAAGGCCGGCCAGACCGACTCCGCGCTCGAACAGTTCGCTAAGCTCCTGCAGCTCCATCCTGACTACACCAACGGCTACTTCATGGCCGCGCAAACGCTGGGGAAAGCCGGCCGCACCGCCGACGCCAAAAAGATGCTGGAGAACGGCGTGGAAGCCGCCAAACGCACCGGGAACAAACATGCGTTGTCTGAGATGGCGGGGATGCTGGAAGAAATCAGCAATTAG
- a CDS encoding Mrp/NBP35 family ATP-binding protein gives MAHGHSHGGPPQTGPFPLPGVSSIIAVGSGKGGVGKTTVAVNLAVALAKMGFRTGLLDADVYGPNVPLMMNTSLQPRVIGENRIEPLQNFGVKVISVGLLNPGDKPLVWRGPMLHSIIRQFLQQVVWGELDYLVVDLPPGTGDVVISLFQTVPLTGAVVVSTPSDVSLQDARKAIEMFRTARVDLLGIVENMSNFLCPHCHQEIDIFSKGGVARTATQFGVPFLGTIALDPDIRKGGDSGKPAVLEENTPYAKSLFEFAQQVVQRVAEVKKNAPGDVLQVH, from the coding sequence ATGGCACACGGACACTCACATGGAGGGCCGCCGCAGACGGGACCGTTCCCGCTGCCCGGCGTCAGCAGCATCATTGCGGTTGGATCGGGCAAAGGCGGCGTGGGTAAAACCACGGTCGCGGTCAACCTGGCGGTGGCGCTGGCCAAGATGGGCTTTCGCACCGGCCTGCTGGACGCCGACGTGTACGGCCCCAATGTCCCGCTGATGATGAACACCAGCCTGCAGCCGCGCGTGATCGGCGAAAACCGCATTGAGCCGCTGCAGAACTTTGGCGTCAAGGTGATCTCGGTGGGCCTGCTCAACCCCGGCGACAAGCCGCTGGTATGGCGCGGGCCCATGCTCCATTCCATCATCCGCCAGTTTCTGCAGCAGGTGGTGTGGGGCGAACTGGACTACCTGGTCGTGGACCTGCCTCCGGGGACCGGTGACGTGGTGATCTCGCTCTTCCAGACCGTCCCGCTGACCGGCGCGGTGGTGGTGTCCACGCCGTCGGACGTGTCGCTGCAGGACGCCCGCAAGGCCATTGAGATGTTCCGTACCGCCCGCGTGGACCTGCTGGGAATCGTCGAAAACATGAGCAATTTCCTGTGCCCGCATTGCCACCAGGAGATCGACATTTTCTCCAAAGGCGGCGTGGCGCGGACAGCAACCCAATTCGGCGTGCCCTTCCTGGGGACCATCGCGCTCGATCCCGACATCCGCAAAGGCGGCGACAGCGGCAAACCCGCGGTGCTGGAAGAAAACACACCGTATGCCAAGTCTCTGTTTGAGTTTGCGCAACAAGTGGTGCAGCGCGTAGCCGAGGTCAAAAAGAACGCTCCGGGCGACGTACTGCAAGTGCATTAA
- a CDS encoding J domain-containing protein: MRNRKSPLAYYRALGLQPGASAQDLRRAYLHLVKLWHPDRFQQYARKQAHAQEKLKEINEAYTFLKDYRPGEADLYWQQRPYPSGATAQWREYQRRREYRPPVADPYEGNYQYRPVGESRGNKFALVWVLIVVANLATFTTRSSSHKPPPPPPPSANVSQVIPLESSLGRSAVDVTLGGTAAQATVTAPQQPEYFSVGSSKADVYRIQGVPDWSSEKEWRYGQSRVYFRNGVVERWQNMAKSPLKIMAASPKD; the protein is encoded by the coding sequence ATGCGAAATCGCAAAAGCCCTCTCGCTTACTATCGCGCGCTTGGCTTGCAGCCCGGCGCTTCCGCCCAAGACCTGCGCCGCGCGTATCTTCATCTGGTCAAACTGTGGCATCCCGACCGCTTTCAGCAGTACGCGCGGAAGCAGGCACATGCCCAGGAAAAGCTGAAGGAGATCAATGAGGCATACACATTTCTGAAGGACTACAGGCCGGGCGAAGCCGATCTGTACTGGCAGCAAAGGCCGTATCCCAGTGGAGCCACGGCGCAATGGCGTGAGTACCAGCGCCGCAGGGAGTATCGCCCTCCCGTCGCTGATCCCTATGAAGGCAATTACCAGTACCGTCCGGTGGGGGAGTCTCGCGGGAACAAGTTCGCGTTGGTGTGGGTATTGATTGTGGTTGCCAACCTTGCCACCTTTACGACCCGTTCCAGCAGCCACAAACCCCCTCCGCCACCGCCGCCTAGCGCGAATGTTTCCCAGGTGATTCCGTTGGAGAGCAGCCTTGGCCGGTCGGCTGTTGACGTCACGCTGGGTGGCACTGCGGCGCAAGCCACAGTCACGGCGCCGCAGCAGCCCGAGTATTTTTCCGTGGGATCCAGCAAGGCGGACGTCTATCGCATACAGGGCGTGCCGGATTGGTCCAGCGAGAAAGAATGGCGCTATGGGCAATCCCGTGTCTATTTCCGAAACGGAGTGGTGGAGCGCTGGCAGAATATGGCCAAGTCGCCCCTGAAAATCATGGCGGCGTCGCCAAAGGACTAA
- the hrcA gene encoding heat-inducible transcriptional repressor HrcA, giving the protein MPNPGQIGHREREILTAIVETYISTGEPVGSRTLSRQNRDGLSPATIRNVMADLADSGFLEQPHTSAGRVPTAQAYRYYVDQLSGQTLISPADQNLISENLQGTVDIQQFLERTSHVLSLVSSGVGVAIATTGPRNALDHVYFSRQGTQKVLAVVVTNSGVVRDRMMRLERDLPQTDLDTAANYINENFRGWTVDKVKAELARRIAQERSEYDRLMQSLKELTKSGALTEEEPSRNVFVEGVANLVAKDEDREHLRELLKTLEEKERVAELLGAYLDTRQEAVRVVIGLEEAVPEMRNFVLIGAPARVGEEMRGSLAVIGPTRMDYQHTITAVSYIAQLFDKLLNENV; this is encoded by the coding sequence ATGCCGAACCCAGGTCAAATTGGCCATCGCGAACGCGAGATTCTGACGGCCATCGTTGAAACCTATATATCAACGGGTGAACCGGTGGGCTCGCGCACGCTGTCCCGCCAGAACCGGGACGGGCTGAGTCCAGCCACCATCCGCAACGTCATGGCCGACCTGGCGGACTCGGGATTTCTGGAGCAGCCGCATACTTCGGCGGGCCGCGTGCCAACGGCGCAGGCGTATCGCTATTACGTGGACCAGTTGTCCGGCCAAACGCTGATTTCCCCGGCCGACCAGAACCTGATTTCCGAAAACCTGCAAGGTACGGTGGACATACAGCAGTTCCTGGAGCGGACGTCGCACGTGCTGTCCTTGGTTTCCAGCGGCGTGGGAGTGGCCATCGCCACAACCGGACCGCGCAATGCGCTGGACCACGTTTATTTTTCCCGGCAGGGGACGCAGAAAGTCCTGGCGGTGGTGGTGACCAATTCCGGCGTGGTGCGCGACCGCATGATGCGCCTGGAGCGCGATCTGCCGCAGACTGACCTGGACACCGCGGCCAATTACATCAACGAAAACTTCCGCGGATGGACGGTGGACAAGGTGAAAGCCGAGCTGGCGCGCCGCATCGCCCAGGAGCGCAGCGAATATGACCGCCTGATGCAGAGCCTGAAGGAACTGACCAAGAGCGGCGCTCTCACGGAGGAAGAACCTTCACGCAACGTTTTTGTGGAAGGCGTGGCCAACCTGGTGGCCAAAGACGAGGACCGCGAGCACCTGCGCGAACTGCTGAAGACCCTGGAAGAGAAAGAGCGCGTGGCTGAACTGCTGGGGGCGTATCTGGATACGCGGCAGGAGGCGGTGCGGGTGGTGATCGGGCTGGAAGAGGCCGTACCGGAGATGCGCAACTTTGTCCTGATTGGCGCGCCGGCGAGGGTGGGAGAAGAGATGCGCGGGTCGCTGGCGGTGATCGGACCAACGCGCATGGACTACCAGCACACCATCACCGCGGTCTCCTACATCGCGCAGCTTTTTGACAAGCTGCTGAATGAGAACGTGTGA
- a CDS encoding nucleotide exchange factor GrpE yields the protein MSTSKGQAEMPVTERAKEKLEQEPPAADLSAAELLPADPADGFDEKSGRTGGGPVAVEPRAADSEVERLRAERDALLDRLARLQAEFDNYRKRAARESADFREYAVSDAARAILPVIDSFGLAIKNADAHPEDFRKGVELIYKQMQDVLQKLNVQRVPAQGEPFDPRVHDAIEIVESNEVPDHHVLEELQPGYRIKDRLLRPAMVRVAKSK from the coding sequence ATGAGCACGTCTAAGGGACAAGCAGAAATGCCCGTCACGGAACGAGCGAAGGAAAAGCTGGAGCAAGAACCTCCAGCCGCAGATCTTTCTGCTGCGGAACTTCTTCCCGCCGATCCGGCTGACGGGTTTGACGAGAAATCAGGCAGGACCGGCGGCGGGCCAGTTGCGGTGGAGCCTCGCGCGGCCGATTCGGAAGTGGAAAGACTGCGGGCGGAGCGCGACGCGCTGTTGGACCGGCTGGCGCGGCTTCAAGCCGAGTTCGATAACTATCGCAAACGCGCGGCCAGAGAGAGCGCGGACTTCCGCGAATACGCCGTCTCTGACGCGGCGCGCGCCATCCTTCCGGTGATTGACAGTTTTGGTCTGGCCATCAAGAACGCTGACGCCCATCCGGAGGACTTCCGCAAAGGCGTGGAGCTGATCTACAAGCAGATGCAGGACGTTCTGCAGAAGCTGAACGTGCAGCGCGTTCCCGCGCAAGGCGAACCGTTTGATCCGCGGGTGCACGATGCCATTGAAATCGTGGAGAGCAACGAAGTGCCTGACCATCACGTGCTGGAAGAGTTGCAGCCGGGCTATCGCATCAAAGACCGCTTGCTGCGTCCGGCCATGGTGCGGGTGGCGAAAAGCAAATAG
- a CDS encoding DnaJ domain-containing protein: MAELPDYYSDLGVKPEASPQEIEKTYIRRVNELRASEVEDAPEELAEVEAAYAFLRDPAKRAEYDAKLRQEDDEWDKKNPDMAEYLKNQSHRSKRVRRSGSWLSVIWDLLDLFK; this comes from the coding sequence ATGGCCGAGCTGCCCGATTATTACTCTGACCTGGGGGTAAAGCCCGAGGCCAGCCCGCAGGAGATTGAGAAGACCTACATCCGGCGGGTGAACGAACTCCGCGCTTCAGAAGTGGAAGACGCGCCGGAAGAGCTGGCAGAAGTGGAAGCGGCCTATGCATTCCTGCGCGATCCGGCGAAACGCGCGGAATACGACGCGAAGCTTCGGCAAGAAGACGACGAGTGGGACAAGAAGAACCCCGACATGGCTGAGTACTTGAAGAACCAGAGCCACCGCAGCAAGAGGGTGCGGCGGTCGGGCAGCTGGCTGAGCGTTATTTGGGACCTGCTGGATCTGTTCAAGTAG
- a CDS encoding DnaJ domain-containing protein: protein MAAPAKRDYYEILGVSRTASDQEISKAFQELAMQYNASGKPANIEAVEQLREIARAYRVLSDPKQRPRYDQFGVSGVIPAEAQSGYDVEELERWASRSATAWYGRKALQEVDPWIIEILTQILD from the coding sequence TTGGCGGCACCAGCAAAACGCGACTACTACGAAATCTTGGGCGTCAGCCGCACGGCCAGCGACCAGGAGATCAGCAAGGCGTTTCAGGAATTGGCGATGCAGTACAACGCAAGCGGAAAGCCGGCCAACATAGAGGCCGTGGAGCAGCTAAGGGAGATCGCCAGGGCGTATCGCGTGTTGAGCGATCCGAAGCAGCGTCCGCGCTACGATCAGTTTGGAGTGAGCGGAGTCATCCCTGCGGAAGCCCAGAGCGGATACGACGTGGAGGAATTGGAGCGCTGGGCGTCACGCTCGGCGACAGCCTGGTACGGACGTAAGGCGCTGCAGGAAGTGGATCCTTGGATCATAGAAATACTGACTCAAATCTTGGATTGA